One Deinococcus grandis DNA window includes the following coding sequences:
- a CDS encoding GH1 family beta-glucosidase, translated as MTNRIPDPARFPARFTWGVATSSYQIEGAPREDGKGPSIWDTFCRTPGKVRGGDTGDVACDHYHRLDSDLDMIRDLGVNAYRFSISWPRILPHGRGAVNQAGLDFYQRLVDGLLTRGITPWATLYHWDLPQTLEDEGGWTVRGTAEAFGTYSAVVAAALGDRVRHFITLNEPWCSAYLGYGIGIHAPGRHDLRASFAATHHLLVGHGRAMQAIRGQAPGAQAGITLNLHHTYPATDTPADRAAAYRMDGFQNRWYLDPVYGRGYPQDMVDLLGDLSPQAQGLVLPGDTELMGQPTDFLGVNMYSRAVGQDAPGEGFLHARQIRPEGSAYTGFDWEVAPDSLTDLLVRLQEDYAPDAIYITENGSTYPDVADEDGNVNDLERTQYLTEHLAATQEALSRGAKVAGYFAWSLMDNFEWAEGYDKRFGIVHVDFDTQVRTPKLSGRTYRDFLARAGQAVGA; from the coding sequence ATGACCAACCGCATTCCTGATCCTGCCCGTTTCCCCGCCCGTTTCACCTGGGGGGTCGCCACGAGTTCCTACCAGATCGAGGGCGCCCCCCGCGAGGACGGCAAGGGCCCCAGCATCTGGGACACCTTCTGCCGCACGCCCGGCAAGGTCCGGGGCGGGGACACCGGCGACGTCGCCTGCGACCACTACCACCGCCTGGACAGCGACCTGGACATGATCCGCGACCTGGGCGTGAACGCGTACCGCTTCAGCATCTCCTGGCCGCGCATCCTGCCACACGGGCGCGGCGCGGTGAACCAGGCGGGCCTGGACTTCTACCAGCGGCTCGTGGACGGGCTGCTCACGCGCGGCATCACGCCCTGGGCGACGCTGTACCACTGGGACCTCCCGCAGACCCTGGAGGACGAGGGCGGCTGGACCGTGCGCGGCACCGCCGAGGCCTTCGGGACGTACTCGGCGGTCGTCGCGGCGGCGCTCGGGGACCGCGTGCGGCACTTCATCACGCTGAACGAACCGTGGTGCTCGGCGTACCTGGGCTACGGCATCGGCATTCACGCGCCGGGCCGGCACGACCTGCGGGCCAGTTTCGCCGCCACGCACCACCTGCTCGTCGGGCACGGGCGGGCCATGCAGGCCATCCGCGGTCAGGCGCCGGGCGCGCAGGCAGGCATCACGCTGAACCTCCACCACACGTACCCCGCGACGGACACGCCCGCGGACCGCGCCGCCGCGTACCGCATGGACGGCTTCCAGAACCGCTGGTACCTGGACCCGGTGTACGGGCGCGGCTACCCGCAGGACATGGTGGACCTGCTGGGCGACCTGAGCCCGCAGGCGCAGGGCCTCGTGCTGCCCGGCGACACGGAACTGATGGGCCAGCCCACCGACTTCCTGGGCGTGAACATGTACTCGCGCGCGGTGGGGCAGGACGCGCCCGGCGAGGGGTTCCTGCACGCCCGGCAGATCCGCCCCGAGGGCAGCGCGTACACCGGCTTCGACTGGGAGGTCGCGCCGGACAGCCTGACCGACCTGCTCGTGCGCCTGCAGGAGGACTACGCGCCGGACGCGATCTACATCACCGAGAACGGCAGCACCTACCCGGACGTCGCGGACGAGGACGGGAACGTGAACGACCTGGAACGCACCCAGTACCTCACCGAGCACCTCGCGGCGACGCAGGAGGCCCTATCTCGCGGCGCGAAGGTCGCCGGGTACTTCGCGTGGTCGCTGATGGACAACTTCGAGTGGGCCGAGGGGTACGACAAACGCTTCGGAATCGTGCACGTGGACTTCGACACGCAGGTCCGCACGCCGAAACTGTCGGGGCGCACGTACCGGGACTTCCTGGCGCGCGCGGGGCAGGCGGTCGGCGCGTGA
- a CDS encoding glycoside hydrolase family 43 protein: protein MTDTLAAAQSSTGSAPAPATVPTTATVTNPVLPGFHPDPSLLRVGEDYYLATSTFQWYPGVAIYHSRDLVHWRLAARPLARLSQLDMRGNADSGGIWAPCLSHDGEAFHLIYTDVKSWGVGEPFKDSHNYLVTAPEIEGPWSEPVYLNSSGFDPSLFHDVAEGGDGRKWLLNMLWDHRAGRNPFAGIVAQEYSPAEGRLVGPRTTIFTGTDLKVTEGPHVYKKDGWYYLLTAEGGTSWEHAVTLARSRELLGPYEVHPHNPLLTAVDDPGLPIQKSGHASLTDTPDGRWVMAHLCGRPVTPRGECPLGRETALQGLDWPGGEWPRLTGGGHHPALHATLPALPPNSWPEVPARDDFRDEALRPEWLTLRVPAAELGVRLEEGGLVLPGREALMSRHHVALVGRRLQSLHGRLRTELSVDPRDFQQMAGVCAYYDSRNWVYARVSRDEAAGRALNVTSCENGVYREHLSHDVPVGESGRVGLEVRYSGDTFGFAYQVAGGGWTPVGPEFSAGLLSDEHCGGLSFTGTFLALTCQDLSGERREATFHWAEYTEGDA, encoded by the coding sequence GTGACGGACACCCTCGCGGCGGCCCAGTCCAGCACGGGAAGCGCCCCGGCGCCCGCCACGGTGCCCACCACGGCGACGGTCACGAACCCGGTCCTGCCGGGGTTCCACCCGGACCCCAGCCTCCTGCGGGTCGGGGAGGACTACTACCTGGCGACGAGCACCTTCCAGTGGTATCCGGGCGTGGCGATCTACCACTCGCGGGATCTGGTGCACTGGCGACTGGCGGCGCGCCCGCTGGCGCGGCTGTCGCAGCTGGACATGCGCGGGAACGCCGATTCGGGCGGCATCTGGGCGCCGTGCCTGTCGCACGACGGCGAGGCGTTCCACCTGATCTACACCGACGTCAAGAGCTGGGGCGTGGGCGAGCCGTTCAAGGACAGCCACAACTATCTGGTGACCGCCCCTGAGATCGAGGGGCCCTGGAGTGAGCCGGTGTACCTGAATTCCAGCGGCTTCGACCCCAGCCTCTTCCACGACGTCGCCGAGGGCGGGGACGGGCGCAAGTGGCTGCTGAACATGCTCTGGGACCACCGCGCGGGCCGCAACCCCTTCGCGGGGATCGTGGCGCAGGAGTACAGCCCGGCCGAGGGGCGGCTGGTGGGGCCGCGCACGACCATCTTCACCGGAACGGACCTGAAGGTCACGGAAGGCCCGCACGTCTATAAGAAGGACGGCTGGTATTACCTGCTGACCGCCGAGGGCGGCACGAGCTGGGAGCACGCCGTCACGCTGGCCCGCTCGCGCGAGCTGCTCGGGCCGTACGAGGTGCACCCGCACAACCCGCTGCTCACGGCGGTGGACGACCCGGGCCTGCCCATCCAGAAGTCCGGGCACGCCAGCCTGACCGACACCCCGGACGGGCGGTGGGTGATGGCGCACCTGTGCGGTCGCCCCGTGACGCCGCGCGGCGAGTGCCCGCTGGGCCGCGAGACGGCGCTGCAGGGCCTGGACTGGCCGGGGGGCGAGTGGCCGCGCCTGACGGGTGGCGGGCACCACCCGGCATTGCACGCGACGCTGCCCGCGCTGCCGCCGAACTCCTGGCCGGAGGTGCCCGCCCGCGACGACTTCCGGGACGAGGCGCTGCGGCCCGAGTGGCTGACGCTGCGGGTGCCCGCCGCCGAACTGGGTGTGCGCCTGGAGGAGGGCGGGCTGGTCCTGCCGGGCCGCGAGGCGCTGATGAGCCGTCATCACGTGGCGCTGGTGGGCCGCCGCCTCCAGAGTCTGCACGGGCGGCTGCGGACCGAGCTGAGTGTCGATCCGCGTGACTTCCAGCAGATGGCGGGCGTGTGCGCGTACTACGACAGCCGCAACTGGGTGTACGCGCGGGTCAGCCGGGACGAGGCGGCGGGGCGCGCGCTGAACGTCACGAGCTGCGAGAACGGCGTGTACCGCGAGCACCTGAGCCATGACGTCCCCGTGGGGGAATCAGGTCGCGTGGGTCTGGAAGTCCGCTACAGCGGCGACACCTTCGGCTTCGCGTATCAGGTGGCGGGGGGCGGGTGGACGCCGGTCGGCCCGGAATTCAGCGCGGGCCTGCTGAGCGACGAGCACTGCGGCGGCCTGAGCTTCACCGGGACGTTCCTGGCCCTGACCTGCCAGGATCTCAGCGGCGAGCGGCGCGAGGCGACCTTCCACTGGGCCGAGTACACCGAGGGAGACGCGTGA
- a CDS encoding glycoside hydrolase family 3 protein has protein sequence MKRTLLALLTAALAAHAGALTSQAAAEAQARAILPRLTLDDKIGQVSMAHVFRFTEGGRSAPIRADADATFRALQPGTLLNGGGDAPQPNTPRGWADFLARLDALGRANNPQGLPAVFGTDAVHGVNNVPAATLYPHNLGLGAAFDPALTREVALATAQDLRALNMGWTFAPVADVGRDPRWGRYYETFGESPWLVADQVEASVDGLQSGGVAATLKHFAGYGLPSLGMDRANAEISARAMHEVVLPPFRAGIRAGALSVMANSGSVNGVPVHASRTLLTDVLRGELGFGGLLVSDWNDIERLITTYRTHTDLVRAAAASVNAGIDVYMVPNSVEAYQNALREAVQTGLVSEARLDEATLRVLTFKARLGLLDAPLAGSGVLNDHRDLARRAAAATLTLLENPAGTLPIRKGRVLVTGPAMDSAAIQLGGWSVNWQGVGKGNVPDVPKVATLAPALKAAAPAGVTVSALPETKRPQLLTAAKGVDVIVVAVGEAPGAESQANNPALSLPDGQITLLRDLLATGKPVVAVLMAGRPLLLPSDIQSRLAGLVMAYLPGTQGGAALADALYGRAGFPGRLPFTWPDSLTQVGLWSDRPAEGAGETPLPLYPLGYGLDYTTSVARDLTVTPAPDGVTAQATLTNTGEQAGTVTVLLRAGLPASGALQAVSRPVGVLRATLKPGESRAVQITVPHERLSSWVGDAYGPGTWQLLPGQYTLSAGDGKATLSLP, from the coding sequence GTGAAGCGCACCCTGCTGGCCCTGCTGACCGCTGCGCTGGCCGCGCACGCCGGTGCCCTGACCAGTCAGGCGGCGGCCGAGGCGCAGGCCCGCGCGATCCTGCCCCGCCTGACCCTGGACGACAAGATCGGGCAGGTGAGCATGGCGCACGTGTTCCGCTTCACCGAGGGGGGCCGCAGCGCGCCCATCCGCGCGGATGCGGACGCCACCTTCCGCGCCCTGCAGCCCGGCACGCTGCTGAACGGCGGCGGGGACGCGCCGCAGCCGAACACGCCGCGCGGCTGGGCGGACTTCCTGGCCCGCCTGGACGCACTGGGCCGCGCGAACAACCCCCAGGGCCTCCCGGCGGTGTTCGGCACGGACGCGGTGCACGGCGTGAACAACGTCCCCGCCGCGACCCTGTACCCGCACAACCTGGGCCTGGGCGCGGCGTTCGACCCGGCCCTGACGCGCGAGGTGGCCCTGGCGACCGCGCAGGACCTGCGCGCCCTGAACATGGGCTGGACGTTCGCGCCGGTCGCGGACGTGGGCCGTGACCCCCGCTGGGGCCGCTACTACGAGACGTTCGGGGAGTCCCCGTGGCTGGTCGCGGATCAGGTGGAGGCCAGCGTGGACGGCCTGCAATCGGGTGGGGTGGCCGCCACGCTGAAGCACTTCGCGGGGTACGGGCTGCCCAGTCTGGGGATGGACCGCGCGAACGCCGAGATCAGCGCCCGTGCCATGCACGAGGTGGTCCTGCCGCCCTTCCGCGCGGGCATCCGCGCCGGGGCGCTGAGCGTCATGGCGAACAGCGGCAGCGTGAACGGCGTCCCCGTGCACGCCTCGCGCACGCTGCTGACGGATGTGCTGCGCGGCGAACTGGGCTTCGGGGGCCTGCTCGTCAGCGACTGGAACGACATCGAGCGGTTGATCACGACCTACCGCACCCACACCGATCTGGTGCGGGCGGCGGCGGCCAGCGTGAACGCGGGCATCGACGTGTACATGGTCCCGAACAGCGTCGAGGCGTACCAGAACGCCCTGCGGGAGGCCGTGCAGACCGGGCTGGTCAGCGAGGCCCGACTGGACGAGGCGACCCTGCGCGTCCTGACCTTCAAGGCCCGCCTGGGGCTGCTCGACGCCCCACTGGCGGGCAGCGGCGTGCTGAACGACCACCGCGACCTCGCCCGGCGCGCGGCGGCGGCCACCCTGACACTGCTGGAGAACCCGGCGGGCACCCTCCCGATCCGTAAAGGCCGCGTGCTCGTCACCGGACCCGCCATGGACAGCGCCGCCATCCAGCTGGGCGGCTGGAGCGTGAACTGGCAGGGCGTCGGGAAGGGCAACGTGCCGGACGTGCCGAAGGTCGCCACGCTGGCCCCCGCGCTGAAGGCGGCGGCCCCGGCGGGCGTGACCGTCAGCGCCCTGCCGGAGACCAAACGTCCACAACTGCTGACCGCCGCGAAGGGCGTGGACGTGATCGTCGTCGCGGTCGGCGAGGCGCCCGGCGCGGAATCCCAGGCGAACAACCCCGCGCTGAGCCTGCCGGACGGGCAGATCACGCTGCTGCGCGACCTGCTCGCCACCGGCAAACCCGTCGTAGCGGTCCTGATGGCCGGGCGGCCCCTGCTCCTCCCCAGTGACATCCAGTCGCGCCTCGCCGGGCTGGTCATGGCGTACCTGCCGGGCACGCAGGGCGGCGCCGCCCTGGCCGACGCGCTGTACGGCCGCGCGGGCTTCCCCGGCCGCCTGCCGTTCACGTGGCCGGACAGCCTGACCCAGGTGGGCCTCTGGAGCGACCGCCCCGCCGAGGGCGCCGGCGAGACGCCCCTGCCGCTGTACCCGCTCGGGTACGGCCTGGACTACACGACCAGCGTCGCCCGGGACCTGACCGTCACCCCCGCCCCGGACGGCGTGACCGCGCAGGCCACCCTGACGAACACCGGCGAGCAGGCAGGCACCGTGACGGTCCTGCTGCGCGCGGGCCTGCCCGCCAGCGGCGCCCTGCAGGCCGTGTCGCGCCCGGTCGGGGTGCTGCGCGCCACGCTGAAACCCGGCGAGAGCCGCGCCGTACAGATCACCGTCCCCCACGAACGCCTGAGCAGCTGGGTCGGCGACGCCTACGGCCCAGGCACGTGGCAGCTCCTGCCCGGGCAGTACACGCTGAGTGCCGGGGACGGCAAGGCGACCCTCAGCCTGCCGTGA
- a CDS encoding GNAT family N-acetyltransferase, whose amino-acid sequence MRHALTLVDGPYTLRPLQEADTAPLLALAAAHEEEYARMGTFPTQERYYTGALDADDQMPFVKLVNGELAGATRFMEMRPGHRRLEIGSTWLAPAFMRTPANRTFKRLLLDHAFGQMGMLRVEIKTDILNTRSQRAIEGLGATREGVLRQHMPRPDGTQRDTVMYSIIAEEWPQVRAALLNR is encoded by the coding sequence ATGCGCCACGCCCTCACCCTGGTAGACGGCCCGTACACCCTGCGCCCCCTACAAGAGGCGGACACCGCGCCGCTGCTGGCGCTGGCCGCCGCGCACGAAGAGGAGTACGCCCGCATGGGCACCTTCCCCACCCAGGAGCGCTACTACACCGGCGCGCTGGACGCGGACGACCAGATGCCGTTCGTGAAGCTCGTGAACGGCGAACTGGCCGGGGCCACCCGCTTCATGGAGATGCGCCCGGGACACCGCCGTCTGGAGATCGGCAGCACCTGGCTGGCCCCGGCATTCATGCGCACACCCGCCAACCGCACCTTCAAACGCCTGCTCCTCGACCACGCCTTCGGCCAGATGGGCATGCTGCGCGTGGAGATCAAGACCGACATCCTGAACACCCGCAGCCAGCGCGCCATCGAGGGCCTCGGCGCGACCCGCGAGGGCGTGCTGCGCCAGCACATGCCCCGCCCGGACGGCACGCAGCGCGACACGGTGATGTACTCGATCATTGCGGAGGAATGGCCTCAGGTGCGGGCCGCGCTGCTGAACCGCTAG
- a CDS encoding APC family permease has product MRWFLETGQPEPEGFYEQEHAAQTQHHTQPWWKVMCLTGVDYFSTLGYQPGIAALAAGALSPVATLVLVLVTLLGALPMYRRVAQESPHGDGSLSMLERLLNYWPSKLLVLALLGFVATGFVITITLSAADATAHLIENPFLKSTLEGLEVPLTLGLIALLAAVFLKGFKEAIGIAVGIVAVYLTLSLIVVGHGAAEVITHPTLLNGWWEALLGSYVSPLALIGAALLVFPALALGLSGFETGVVVMPLVKGDPTDTPQQPAGRIRNAKKLLTTAALIMSVLLIGSSLITTLLIPRHEFWAETTVTREVSSADLAAGRAVVNVPLDSQTRPRELYALTLPAGRSGTFTVQADTVGGRVPITVTVRPTGSAATVTAVTPAGEANGRALAYLAHERLGEGFGTAYDISTILILWFAGASAMAGLLNIVPRYLPRYGMAPDWARATRPLVLIFTLIAAGVTVAFRADVDAQAGAYATGVLALMTSAAIAVFLTELRRGHRGTAALFALVSLIFVYTSAVTVRERPEGLWIALAFIAGILIVSVWSRIGRSTELRVSRVVLDERAAQLVRDTAARGLPVRFIANRLNAGDTAEYQEKALEVRLDNHLRPNEAALFLEVEITDASEFRPQVDVTGVQVGAHGILRARGSSVPNTLAAVLLHVRDLTGVPPHVYFEWSEKGPAQNALRFVLAGEGDIPPLTREVLRVAERDATRRPQVHVGG; this is encoded by the coding sequence ATGCGCTGGTTCCTCGAGACCGGTCAGCCCGAACCGGAAGGCTTCTACGAACAGGAGCACGCCGCGCAGACCCAGCACCACACGCAGCCGTGGTGGAAGGTCATGTGCCTGACCGGGGTCGATTACTTCAGCACGCTGGGCTATCAGCCGGGCATCGCGGCGCTGGCCGCCGGGGCGCTGTCCCCCGTGGCGACGCTGGTGCTCGTGCTGGTCACGCTGCTGGGCGCGCTGCCCATGTACCGCCGCGTGGCGCAGGAAAGCCCGCACGGGGACGGCAGCCTGAGCATGCTCGAACGGCTGCTGAACTACTGGCCCAGCAAACTGCTCGTGCTGGCCCTGCTGGGCTTCGTCGCCACGGGCTTCGTCATCACGATCACGCTGTCCGCCGCGGACGCCACCGCGCACCTGATCGAGAACCCCTTCCTGAAATCCACGCTGGAGGGCCTGGAGGTGCCCCTCACGCTGGGTCTCATCGCGCTGCTGGCCGCCGTGTTCCTCAAGGGCTTCAAGGAGGCCATCGGGATCGCGGTGGGTATCGTGGCGGTGTACCTGACCCTCAGCCTGATCGTTGTCGGGCACGGCGCGGCCGAGGTGATCACGCACCCCACCCTCCTGAACGGCTGGTGGGAGGCGTTGCTCGGCAGTTACGTCAGTCCGCTGGCGCTGATCGGCGCGGCGCTGCTGGTGTTCCCCGCGCTGGCGCTGGGCCTGTCGGGCTTCGAGACGGGCGTGGTCGTCATGCCGCTCGTGAAGGGCGACCCCACGGACACGCCGCAGCAACCCGCCGGGCGCATCCGCAACGCGAAGAAACTGCTCACGACCGCCGCGCTGATCATGAGCGTCCTGCTGATCGGCTCGTCCCTGATCACCACCCTCCTGATTCCCCGGCATGAGTTCTGGGCGGAAACGACCGTCACCCGCGAGGTCAGCAGCGCCGACCTGGCGGCGGGCCGCGCGGTCGTGAACGTCCCGCTGGACAGCCAGACCCGCCCGCGCGAACTGTACGCCCTGACCCTCCCCGCCGGACGCAGCGGCACCTTCACGGTGCAGGCCGACACGGTGGGCGGGCGCGTGCCGATCACCGTGACCGTCCGCCCCACCGGCAGCGCCGCGACCGTCACTGCCGTCACCCCGGCAGGCGAAGCGAACGGCCGCGCGCTGGCCTACCTGGCGCACGAGCGGCTCGGCGAGGGCTTCGGCACCGCGTACGACATCAGCACCATCCTGATCCTGTGGTTCGCGGGCGCCTCGGCCATGGCGGGCCTGCTGAACATCGTGCCGCGCTACCTGCCCCGCTACGGCATGGCCCCCGACTGGGCGCGCGCCACCCGACCCCTCGTGCTGATCTTCACGCTGATCGCCGCGGGCGTCACCGTGGCGTTCCGCGCGGACGTGGACGCCCAGGCGGGCGCGTACGCGACCGGGGTGCTGGCCCTGATGACCTCCGCGGCCATCGCGGTGTTCCTGACCGAACTGCGGCGCGGGCACCGGGGCACGGCCGCGCTGTTCGCGCTGGTCAGCCTGATCTTCGTGTACACCAGCGCCGTCACCGTCCGCGAGCGCCCCGAGGGCCTGTGGATCGCGCTGGCGTTCATCGCGGGCATCCTGATCGTCAGCGTCTGGTCCCGCATCGGGCGCAGCACCGAACTGCGCGTGTCGCGCGTGGTACTCGACGAGCGCGCCGCGCAGCTCGTCCGGGACACCGCCGCGCGCGGCCTCCCGGTGCGCTTCATCGCCAACCGCCTGAACGCCGGGGACACCGCCGAGTACCAGGAAAAGGCGCTGGAGGTCCGCCTGGACAACCACCTGCGCCCCAACGAGGCCGCGCTGTTCCTGGAAGTCGAGATCACCGACGCCAGCGAATTCCGCCCCCAGGTGGACGTGACCGGCGTGCAGGTCGGCGCGCACGGCATCCTGCGCGCGCGCGGCAGCTCCGTGCCGAACACGCTGGCCGCCGTGCTGCTGCACGTCCGTGACCTGACCGGCGTGCCGCCCCACGTGTACTTCGAGTGGAGTGAGAAGGGCCCCGCCCAGAACGCCCTGCGCTTCGTCCTGGCCGGCGAGGGCGACATTCCACCCCTCACGCGCGAGGTGCTGCGCGTCGCCGAGCGGGACGCCACCCGCCGCCCCCAGGTGCACGTCGGCGGGTAA
- a CDS encoding histidine phosphatase family protein: protein MDREEALARYPIPAFRHDLDPFTADGGESQAAIRARALHALELVWNGGGQRVLLVTHGGFGNSLLRELLRASRGWFAFGDTAFATVRLSRGSHTAVLTGVNLTPHLT, encoded by the coding sequence ATGGACCGCGAGGAGGCCCTGGCGCGCTACCCCATCCCCGCGTTCCGGCACGACCTCGACCCCTTCACCGCCGACGGGGGCGAGAGTCAGGCGGCCATCCGTGCCCGCGCCCTGCACGCGCTGGAACTCGTGTGGAACGGGGGCGGGCAGCGCGTGCTGCTCGTCACGCACGGGGGCTTCGGAAACAGCCTGCTGCGGGAACTCCTGCGCGCCTCGCGCGGGTGGTTCGCGTTCGGCGACACCGCCTTCGCCACCGTGCGTCTGAGCCGGGGCAGCCACACGGCCGTGCTGACCGGCGTGAACCTCACCCCGCACCTGACGTGA
- a CDS encoding phosphoglycerate mutase family protein: MRGELHLTILRHGRSRADDEGVHEGAYDSPLTPAGEAQAAALAAYWQAHPPGFDRAYTSTLQRAHGTARIVTDALGVPLTPTDLLREKVAADSGTAPRLSCWSPVT, encoded by the coding sequence GTGAGGGGCGAGCTGCACCTGACCATCCTGCGTCACGGCCGCAGCCGCGCCGACGACGAAGGCGTGCACGAGGGCGCCTACGACAGCCCCCTGACCCCGGCCGGTGAGGCGCAGGCGGCGGCGCTGGCCGCGTACTGGCAGGCGCACCCGCCGGGCTTCGACCGGGCGTACACCTCCACACTCCAGCGGGCGCACGGCACCGCCCGCATCGTCACCGACGCGCTGGGCGTCCCGCTGACCCCCACCGACCTCCTGCGGGAGAAAGTGGCCGCAGACTCGGGGACGGCCCCTCGTCTTTCTTGCTGGTCTCCAGTTACCTGA
- a CDS encoding class I SAM-dependent methyltransferase — translation MTRPAFIDLSPGLDRVGRACAWIEREDGFVLMTGLEWGGWTLPGGGIHPGETPGQAAAREAWEEAGAHAEVAGDPFPIVGVSGVESVCVPLRLTRLEPSPEGRPVAWVNPRSLPWADDHQLRQGLAARGQTPPHLEVPPLVRSALGAAHAAGFTRSCSPEVGALLRTLAAARPGGRVLELGTGLGVGAAWLLSGLPDSGRLLSVEADQDRAQGAWAALRTDPRARVLVGDWRDALPEGPFDLIFADCAAAKTPDALHTLVRALRPGGTLILDNLTPRAGLDDRWHAGDPLRDAASAHPHLHACEVQVTRRECVLLATRTA, via the coding sequence ATGACCCGCCCGGCCTTCATCGACCTGTCCCCCGGCCTGGACCGGGTGGGCCGCGCCTGCGCGTGGATCGAGCGGGAGGACGGCTTTGTCCTCATGACCGGGCTGGAGTGGGGCGGCTGGACGCTGCCGGGCGGTGGCATCCACCCCGGCGAGACGCCCGGGCAGGCGGCGGCCCGCGAGGCGTGGGAGGAGGCGGGCGCGCACGCCGAGGTCGCGGGCGACCCGTTCCCGATCGTGGGTGTCAGCGGCGTCGAGAGTGTCTGCGTGCCGCTGCGCCTGACCCGCCTGGAGCCCAGCCCGGAGGGCCGCCCGGTCGCGTGGGTGAATCCCCGCTCGCTGCCGTGGGCGGACGACCACCAGTTGCGGCAGGGCCTCGCGGCGCGCGGGCAGACGCCACCACACCTGGAGGTGCCGCCGCTGGTGCGCTCGGCGCTGGGCGCGGCGCACGCGGCGGGCTTCACGCGGTCCTGCTCGCCGGAGGTCGGGGCGCTGCTGCGCACCCTGGCGGCAGCGCGGCCCGGCGGGCGCGTGCTGGAACTCGGGACGGGGCTGGGCGTGGGCGCGGCGTGGCTGCTGTCGGGCCTGCCGGACTCCGGGCGGCTGCTGAGCGTCGAGGCCGATCAGGACCGCGCGCAGGGGGCGTGGGCGGCGCTGCGGACGGACCCGCGCGCCCGCGTGCTCGTCGGGGACTGGCGGGACGCGCTGCCCGAGGGGCCGTTCGACCTGATCTTCGCCGACTGCGCCGCCGCGAAGACCCCGGACGCCCTGCATACCCTGGTGCGTGCCCTGCGACCCGGCGGGACGCTGATTCTGGACAACCTCACCCCCCGCGCCGGGCTGGACGACCGCTGGCACGCGGGCGACCCACTGCGCGACGCCGCGTCCGCCCACCCGCACCTGCACGCCTGCGAGGTGCAGGTCACCCGCCGCGAGTGCGTCCTGCTCGCCACGAGGACCGCGTGA
- a CDS encoding nucleoside deaminase, whose amino-acid sequence MTDQLRSYGWHAALSEAWDAYVAGSLPIGACVIDAAGTVIARGRNRLNEPRGVAGVISGSDLAHAEINALLALQGAPRPDCYGWTVLTTVQPCPQCAGAIAMSGLRGVAYAAADPWAGCTHLLTDDPYVSRKRIRVERAPADVQRAALRLMLHALLDELQAGGNRAVLDSFDAVHPQDVTFAEALHAAGTLAALRDQRAPLAGALAVLA is encoded by the coding sequence ATGACCGATCAATTGCGCAGCTATGGCTGGCACGCGGCCCTGTCGGAGGCGTGGGACGCGTACGTGGCGGGCTCGCTGCCCATCGGGGCGTGCGTGATCGACGCCGCTGGGACCGTGATCGCGCGGGGTCGCAACCGCCTGAACGAGCCGCGTGGCGTGGCGGGCGTGATCAGCGGCTCAGACCTGGCGCACGCGGAGATCAACGCGCTGCTGGCCCTGCAAGGCGCGCCCCGCCCGGACTGCTACGGCTGGACGGTGCTGACGACCGTGCAGCCCTGCCCGCAGTGCGCCGGGGCGATCGCCATGAGTGGCCTGCGGGGCGTGGCGTACGCGGCGGCGGACCCGTGGGCGGGCTGCACGCACCTGCTGACGGACGACCCGTACGTGTCCCGTAAGCGCATCCGCGTGGAGCGCGCCCCGGCGGACGTGCAGCGCGCGGCGTTGCGACTGATGCTGCACGCGCTGCTGGACGAACTGCAGGCGGGTGGCAACCGGGCGGTGCTGGACAGTTTCGACGCGGTGCACCCGCAGGACGTGACCTTCGCGGAGGCGCTGCACGCGGCGGGCACCCTGGCGGCCCTGCGCGACCAGCGCGCCCCTCTGGCCGGGGCGCTGGCGGTGCTGGCATGA
- a CDS encoding GGDEF domain-containing protein produces MPRPTILTRADFETAFDTLQGAPLTLAVLDLDHFKTLNDTLGHAEGDRVLRGVERLLSGSLPTGSVIGRIGGDEYAAILPETAAETALILLDEVIKHFHIHRDPQWPRGLGLSVGLAARPAHASTYDDLKRAADEAMIRAKREGRGRACIYVESKMVLKSNYYPKSQLERLAKLSGALGRTEASLLREALDDLIEKNRGEL; encoded by the coding sequence ATGCCGCGCCCCACCATCCTGACCCGCGCCGACTTCGAGACCGCCTTCGACACCCTCCAGGGAGCCCCCCTGACCCTGGCCGTCCTCGACCTCGACCACTTCAAGACCCTCAACGACACCCTGGGGCACGCCGAGGGCGACCGCGTGCTGCGCGGCGTGGAACGCCTGCTGTCCGGCAGCCTCCCCACCGGCAGCGTCATCGGGCGCATCGGCGGGGACGAGTACGCCGCCATCCTCCCCGAAACGGCCGCCGAGACCGCCCTGATCCTCCTGGACGAGGTCATCAAGCACTTCCACATCCACCGCGACCCGCAGTGGCCGCGCGGCCTGGGCCTCAGCGTCGGACTGGCCGCCCGCCCCGCGCACGCCAGCACCTACGACGACCTCAAACGCGCCGCCGACGAGGCCATGATCCGCGCCAAACGCGAGGGCCGCGGCCGCGCCTGCATCTACGTGGAAAGCAAGATGGTCCTGAAAAGCAACTACTACCCCAAGAGCCAGCTCGAACGCCTCGCCAAACTCAGCGGCGCGCTGGGCCGCACCGAGGCCAGCCTGCTGCGCGAGGCACTCGACGACCTGATCGAGAAGAACCGGGGCGAACTGTGA